The genomic segment GCTGACCGCTGATGCACGTATCACGAACGAAGTGCGCCGGGTGTTTAACTTCATCGAGAACCCGTACCGGCCCGTGAGTTTTGATTACCTGCTGGTGTCGCCGCAAAACTCGCGTCGCCTGATGTACGAAATGATCGACCAGGAAATTGCTAACGCTCAGCAGGGGCTGCCGTCCGGGATCACGCTCAAGCTCAATAACCTCGTCGATAAAGGACTGGTAGACCGCCTCTATGCGGCGTCGGGTTCTGGCGTACAGGTCAACTTGCTCATTCGCGGTATGTGCTCTCTCATCCCGCAACTTGAGGGGATCAGCGATAATATTCAGGTGATCAGCATCGTGGATCGCTACCTGGAGCACGACAGGGTCTATATTTTCGAAAATGGCGGCGATAAACGTGTTTATTTATCCTCTGCCGACTGGATGACGCGTAATATTGACTACCGCATAGAGGTCGCTACGCCGTTGCTGGATCCGCGCCTGAAACAGCGCATTCTGGATATCATTGATATCCTGTTCAGTGATACGGTGAAAGCCCGTTATGTGGATAAAGAACTGAGCAATCGCTATGTGCCGCGTGGCAATCGCCGCAAAGTTCGCGCACAATTGGCGATTTACGATTACATCAAATCTCTTGAACAGCCTGAATAATCTATGCCGATAACTTCTGATGCTCCACGACCGGAGGAATTTGCTGCGGTCGATCTCGGCTCTAACAGCTTCCATATGGTGATAGCCCGTGTGGTGGATGGCGCCATGCAAATCATTGGTCGCCTGAAGCAGCGCGTACATCTCGCCGATGGGCTTGATGAAAATAATATGCTGAGCGAAGAGGCCATGGAGCGCGGCCTCGCTTGTCTTTCCCTGTTTGCCGAGCGTTTGCAGGGCTTCGCCGCGGCCAACGTCTGTATTGTCGGCACGCATACGCTGCGCCAGGCGTCGAACGCGTCAGAGTTTTTAAAGCGCGCGGAAGACGTCATTCCCTACCCGATTGAAATTATCTCCGGCAACGAAGAAGCGCGTCTCATCTTTATGGGCGTGGAACACACCCAGCCAGAGCGTGGGCGCAAGCTGGTGATTGATATCGGTGGTGGCTCAACGGAGCTGGTGATTGGCGAAGATTTCGAGCCGCAACTGGTGGAAAGCCGTCGCATGGGCTGCGTCAGTTTTGGGCAGCATTTTTTCCCGAACGGGGAAATCACGCCGGATAACTTCCGTCGCGCACGCCTGGCTGCGGTACAAAAGCTCGAAAACCTCGCCTGGCAATACCGCCTTAAAGGCTGGACCGTCGCGCTGGGCGCGTCGGGCACCATTAAAGCCGCGCACGAAGTTCTGGTGGAGCTTGGCGAAAAAGACGGTTTTATCACGCCGGATCGCCTCGATATGTTGCGCGACGAGGTGCTGAAGTTTGGCCATTTCTCCGCCCTCACCCTGCCGGGTCTGTCGGATGAACGTAAAGTGGTGTTTGTGCCGGGGCTCGCTATCCTCTGCGGCGTGTTTGACGCGCTGGCTATCCGCGAATTGCGCCTGTCAGACGGCGCGCTGCGCGAAGGTGTGTTGTATGAGATGGAAGGCCGTTTTCGCCATCAGGATATTCGCATCCGTACCGCGCAAAGCCTGGCAAACCAGTATCATATCGACCGCGAACAGGCACACCGGGTGCTGGATACCACCATGCAGATGTATCAGCAGTGGGAGCAGCAAAACGCGAAGCTCACGAACCCGTCGCTGGCGGCATTACTGAAGTGGGCTGCGATGCTGCACGAGGTGGGGCTTGGTATTAATCACAGCGGCCTGCATCGCCATTCGTCCTACATTCTTCAGCACAGCGATCTGCCCGGCTTTAATCAGGAGCAGCAGATGATGATGGCGACGCTGGTGCGCTATCACCGCAAGGCGATTAAGCTCGACGAGCTGCCGCGCTTTACGCTGTATAAGAAAAAACAGTTTCTGCCGCTTATCCAGTTGTTGCGCCTCGGCGTGTTACTGAATAATCAGCGACAGGCGACGACCACGCCGCCTACGCTGGTGCTACATACCGATGAGAACCACTGGACGCTGCGTTTCCCACACGACTGGTTCAGCCAGAATGCGCTGGTATTGCTTGATCTCGAACGCGAGCAGCAATACTGGGAAGGCGTCACCGGCTGGAAGCTGAACATTGAAGAAGAGGCGAGCCCGGAAGTGGCTGCCTGAAACGCAAAACGGTGAGCCTGGCTCACCGTTTTGCTTTATACAGCAACATTATTGTGCGGCCATTACCGGTGGCGCGCCTGGCTCCACCAGCGACTCCAGCGGCTGCGGCTTACCAATCACATATCCCTGCAAATAGTCAATGCCGAGCGCGCACGCCACCTGTTTTATCTCCTCGCTTTCGACATATTCTGCCACCACCTGCATGTTTTTCATGCGCGCCAGATGACACATCGATTCGACAATCTGATAATCCAGGCTGCTGGTAACGATATTGCGAATAAAGCTGCCATCGATTTTCAGAATATCGGCGTTAATATTTTTCAGCCGCGCATAGCTGGCATAACCCGTACCGAAATCGTCGATTGCGATGCGACACCCCATCGAGCGCAGCCTTGCGAGTGTCACCTGCGTCTGTTCCACATTGGTGAACGACTGGCTTTCCGTGATTTCAAAAATCAGTTGCCAGGGCTCGACGTGATAACGCGCCAGCAGGCGTTGTACTTCCCCCGGAAAGGGCACGCGGCACACCGTGGCGGGCGTCAGATTGATAGAAAAGCGGCTCGCGGGCAGTTGCTCGCGCCGGGCGTCCATAAATTGCAGCGTACTTTCCAGCACCATCAGGTCGATGCGTGACGACAGCCCAAACTCATGCGCTACCGGCAGGAAATTTTCCGGCGCGATAAGCTCGCCGTCATCGCCCCGCATACGCAGCAGAATCTCGTAATAGCTGTCGCCGCGCATGCCTTCGATGCGCTGCGCCATCAGCCGGAAATGGTGGTTGTCGAGCGCCTGCTGAAGGCGATTAAGCATATCGACTTTAAGCTTCACGGCTTTTTGTACGTGGTTTGCGCCACGGCACTGCAGGCTTTCGGGCTGATTAGTCGCAAGCGACAGATCCGCCATCGTGCTCATTTCCCCAAGCAACAAATGCAGGTGAGTTACCGGGGCGCGTACAAAGCTGTAGCTGATGCCAACCTGCGGCTGCAGAGGCATGCCGTCCCACATAAAGCGGAACTGGCGCACGCGTTTATCGAGCGCGTCAATGCGCTCCAGATACGATTCGGTGTGGATACGCAGCACAATATCGTGCCCCGAGAGTTGATAGGCAAGCTCGTCTGGCAGCAGGCTCTGACGCAGCCATGCCGCCATCTGCTGCTTATAGAGAATGCGCAGCATGACGCCGTAATTACGCCCTAAAAGCTCAAGCTCGGGAATGCGCATAAAACAGAGTACTGACCACGGCGCTTTACCGAGATCGCGATTCAGCGCCCGCAAATTCGGCATATGGCTGAGTGGGTCGATAAGGGCAAGACGGCGGCCACGCAGGTGCATCGCGCGCTGGCGTGTCGCTGTGAGCGCCATAAAAACGATTACCAGTGAAAACACCCCGTAACTGGAGGTGTTAATCACCATCTGGGTTTCGTAACCAGGCACTGACGGGAAGTAGAGATAGTAGTAATGGCACAGCAACGCCAGCACCGGCGTCCAGGCGGTCGTGATAAAGAAATAACCGAAACGCATCGCGCCCCACAACATCACGGGTAAAAGCAGTGACAGCGTGTACGTGGTGCTGAATAACGAACTGCTGTTCTCCTTCGGCTGTACCAGACAACCAAGCAGAAACAGAATAATGCCTGTCCAGATGATGACTTCCGCTGTGCTGACTTTCTTATCGCACTGGGCCCGCGCCTGGGAGAGGAAATTTTGCAGGTAGCGGGGATGGCGAAGCACACGGATAACGAGATAAAAAAATGGCGTACCTGTCAGGCACCCAACCAGCACGGCCTGATAGCTAATTAGCGTCAGAACGGTAAACGGATTATCGCCGGTAAGGGAGGTTGGGCGTTCATAAAGGCCGAGAAAAGCGGCTATCTGATAAAAGAGAATGAAAACGGTGGCATTGAAAAAGACCAGCCAGAACATCCGCTGCGCGCCGCTTCGCGTATGCCACCAGGAGACGGCATGATGGCCTGGCGCAAAGATGCGGTAGCCCGCCCAGCTGAGCGCCGTCGCTACCAGAAAGTTCATTAACGTCACGCAGAGATCAAGCGCGCCCACATGGCGGTGATAATAGAGAAGGACGCTCATGGCGATGCCGGGTAGCGCGCAGCGACCATAAATCATCATGAATGCGCTAAACAGCGACAGCGGCAGGTAATAAAGCACCACGAGCCCGCCATCAAGATGCGCATAGGTATTTCCGGCACGGGCTATGGGCAATAACAGCAGCGGCAAAACCAGCGGCAATGCCCACCACTTGTCTTTATTTTTTTTGAGTGTTTCAACCAATAACATAGATGCTCGATACCAAACCCCACGTTCCCGGGCAAGAATTGCAGGCAGGCATCCGACCTGGCTGTTAATAACCGCGTAAAGCTGGAGGCAGACGCGGCGCGGTTAGCCGATTTTAGTCACAGGAAACCGCTTTCCATTGATATACATCAAGTTATACGCCCACACCAGATGAGCACAGGCAGTTGCAGAAAAAGACGCGGATCACATTATTCATCAACTGCTTAAATCTATTGATAAAAAGCATATTTGGCAGATCTGTACGCAATTTTACATGATGAATAATTGACCTCTTCGGCTCGCTGTGCCTTAATATTTGCGTCGCCCGCAGATGACGGGTAAACCTGAAGGGTAAAGGCGTGTCACAGGCCACCAGCATACGAAGACGGCATCGATTTAACAGTCGAATGACCCGCATTGTACTGCTTATTAGTTTTCTTTTCTTCTTTGGTCGCTTTATCTACTCTGCCGTCGGCGCATGGTATCACCACCAGGATAAAGTCCAGGCCCAGCAAATCAGCATGACTCTCGATTCCTCTTCGCAGCAACAGCCGCGCTAGTGTCTTAAGCCCCCTTGCGACGCCATACAAAAACGCCTGCAATCCAGATGACGGGCGTTTTCGTGTAAGCCTTCGCCTTTAAGCGGGCAGGCTATTCTCACTCGTTTCTCGTTTCTCGTTAATTGCTAAATCCTTCAGGCCATGCACTGACGGGCCAGCACGTCACACACTCCCAAATAGCCAGACGAACCGAATACGTCTTCTCCCAACGGCATCTGCTGACCAGGAATTTGGACGGGGCCAACGTCATGGTCTACAACTTACCGATGATTATTTACCTTGCGCCCTGGAGGTATCGGGACGCTGTCCGCCCTCACAGGTGTCGTGCGCTAACGCCTGCGAGTTATCCTCCTTCCCCGTCTGGCAAGGCACGCCATATCTGCGAGAGATAATGAGCAGCCGCGGCAAGTTATTCATTCAGGCTAACGATTGCCATGGCCAACGGGAGTAGGCTTTCGTCCACGACGCCTGTCCATACCTACGTACAAGGAATGAAATGATGACCAACCCTGTCGAGTCCTTTCCTGTTCATATTCCCCAGGCGCAGCTTGATGACCTGGCTCAGCGTCTGGCGCAAACCCGGTGGCCAGACCCGGAAACCGTATGCGACAGCAGCCAGGGGCCACAGCTGGCGCGTGTTCGCGCTCTGGTTGAGCACTGGCAAAACGCGTATGACTGGCGCGCCACGGAAACCCAACTCAACCAGTGGAACAGCAGCCGAACCGAGATTGACGGCCTCGGCATTCACTTCCTGCATATTCGCTCTCCCCATCCTGACGCGCTGCCCTTACTGATGACCCATGGCTGGCCAGGTTCCCTGCTTGAATTCAGAGAGATGATCGGACCGCTTACCGACCCTACCGCACATGGCGGGAACGCCTGCGATGCGTTTCATTTGGTTATCCCGGCGCTACCGGGTTTTGGTTTTAGTGATAAACCCACGTCGCCGGGATGGGGCGTAGAGAAAACCGCCAGCGCATGGGTGCAACTTATGGAACGTTTAGGGTATGGCCAGCGCTGGGCTGCCCAGGGCGGCGACTGGGGGTCGGCCGTGACCACGGCGCTGGGGCATATGCGCCCGTCAGGCCTTATCGGCATTCACCTGAACATGGTGATGTACCAGCCGAGCGAAGATGAAATCGCCCAGGCCACGCCTGAAGAGCAGCGCATGCTGGCTGATGCCCAGCGCTACATTCAGGAGCTTTCGGGCTATATGAAAGTGCAAAGCACCCGTCCGCAGTCGGTAGGTTTTGCCCTGGCAGACTCTCCCGTTGGCCTGGCGGCATGGATATATGCGCTGTTTCAGGACGCCACCGAAAGCAGCGGAGAGCCTGAACGCGTTATCGATATTAACGCCCTGATCGATGACATCATGATGTACTGGTTGCCGAATGCCGGCCCAAGTTCGATCCGCTTCTACTGGGAAGGGATAGGCAAAACGCAAAAATCAGGCCCCACCACCGCCGTGCCTGTCCCTGCGGGCGTAAGCATGTTTCCTGGCGAGTTGCTGCGCCTCTCACGGCGCTGGGCGCAGGCACGCTTCGCCGACCTGCGATTCTTCGCCGAAGCCGAACACGGCGGGCACTTCGCCGCCATGGAAAACCCGGCGGTCCTCACCGACCATGTGCGTGAGACTTTCCGTTCGCTGCGTTGATACTGTCGCCTGCCTGGCGCGGCGGCGGGGTTGAGCTAAAAGTTGGCTAACGAGATGCAGATGTGAAGAAGAATGAGGTTGTAGATTCAGGGTAAGGCGCCAGCTGTCACTTTCTCAGCCTGGCTAAATGTTATCGGGACCCTGTCAGCATAAACCCACCTGACAGGGTCCCGATGTACTTTCTGGTGATATCCGCACGGCGCACCATGACCCATGCCATGGATGACGCCGCACAAATCACGGCCTGTTCTTACTGATATCCTAACAACAGACCGCGGGGGCCAGATTTATTCCCATTCAATCGTGGCTGGCGGCTTGCCGCTGATGTCGTAAACGACACGGGAGATGCCGTTAACTTCATTGATGATACGATTAGAGACGCGGCCCAGGAAATCGTAGGGCAGATGCGCCCAGTGAGCGGTCATGAAGTCTATTGTCTCCACCGCGCGCAGAGAGACGACCCAGTCATATTTACGGCCATCGCCCATTACGCCGACGGAGCGCACCGGCAGGAAGACGGTGAAAGCCTGGCTGACTTTGTCGTAGAGATCGGCACGACGCAGTTCTTCAATAAAGATGGCGTCAGCGCGGCGCAGCAGGTCGCAGTACTCTTTCTTGACTTCGCCCAGTACGCGAACACCGAGGCCCGGCCCCGGGAACGGGTGGCGGTACAGCATGTCGTACGGCAGACCGAGTTCCAGACCAATTTTACGCACTTCGTCTTTGAACAGCTCTTTCAGCGGCTCGACGAGGCCCATCTTCATCTCTTTTGGCAGGCCGCCCACGTTGTGGTGAGATTTGATCACGTGCGCTTTGCCGGTGGCAGAAGCGGCGGATTCAATCACGTCCGGATAAATGGTGCCCTGCGCGAGCCACTTCACGTCTTCAAGCTTCAGCGCTTCTTCGTCGAACACTTCCACGAACACACGGCCAATGATCTTACGTTTGGCTTCCGGATCGTTTTCGCCCGCCAGCGCATCCAGGAAACGTGCTTCCGCCGGGACGTGGACGATGTTAAGGCCGAAGTGGTCACCGAACATGTCCAGCACCTGTTCAGCTTCGTTCAGGCGCAGCAGGCCGTTATCCACGAACACACAGGTCAGACGATCGCCAATCGCGCGGTGCAGCAGCATGGCGGTGACAGAAGAATCCACACCACCGGAAAGGCCCAGAATCACGCGGTCGTGGCCCACCTGCTGGCGAATACGCTCAACGGCGTCGTCGATGATTTTCGCTGGCGTCCAGAGTGCTTCACATTCACAGATGTCGCGCACAAAGCGCTCCAGCATACGCAAGCCCTGACGGGTATGCGTCACTTCCGGGTGGAACTGCACGCCGTAGAAGCGTTTTTCTTCGTTAGCCATAATGGCGAACGGGCAGGTTTCAGTGCTGGCGACGGTCACGAAATCAGACGGGATGGCCGTCACTTTGTCGCCGTGGCTCATCCACACATCCAGCAGCGGATTGCCATCAGCGCTCAGCGCGTCTTCAATGCCGCGCACCAGGGCGCTGTCGGTTTTCACTTCCACCTGCGCATAGCCGAATTCACGCTCGTTAGAGCCTTCCACATGGCCGCCCAGTTGCATCGCCATGGTCTGCATGCCGTAGCACACGCCCAGCACCGGTACACCCGCGTTAAACACATATTCCGGCGCGCGCGGGCTGTTTTCTTCGGTGGTGCTTTCCGGGCCGCCAGAAAGAATAATCCCGTTCGGGTTGAAGCCGCGGATCTGCTCTTCTGTCACGTCCCACGCCCACAGTTCGCAGTAAACGCCCAGTTCGCGCACACGGCGCGCTACCAGTTGGGTGTACTGCGAGCCGAAGTCGAGGATAAGGATACGATGCTTATGAATGTTGTCCGTCATTAACGCTTTTTCCAGAAAGTAGCTGACAAAAAGTAAACGCCCGACGTTAACGCCGGGCGAGGAAAATTAAGAACCCATCCGGTAATTCGGAGACTCTTTGGTGATGGTCACATCGTGAACGTGGCTTTCCTGGATACCCGCGCCGCTGATACGCACGAATTCCGCTTTAGTACGCAGTTCATCAATCGTGCCGCACCCGGTCAGCCCCATGCAGGAGCGCAGGCCGCCCATCTGCTGGTGGATAATCTCTTTCAGACGGCCTTTATACGCAACACGGCCTTCAATGCCTTCCGGCACCAGCTTGTCAGCGGCGTTGTCGGTCTGGAAGTAACGGTCGGATGAGCCTTTAGACATCGCGCCGAGTGAGCCCATACCGCGGTAAGATTTGTAAGAACGGCCCTGGTAGAGCTCGATTTCGCCCGGAGATTCTTCGGTACCGGCGAGCATGGAGCCCACCATTACCACGCTTGCGCCTGCCGCGATGGCTTTTGCAATATCGCCAGAGAAACGGATGCCGCCATCAGCGATAACCGGAATGCCAGTGCCTTCCAGCGCTTCAACCGCGTCGGCCACCGCAGTTATCTGTGGAACGCCTACGCCGGTGACGATACGGGTCGTACAAATAGAGCCCGGGCCGATACCGACTTTCACCGCGCTTACGCCCGCTTCCGCCAGCGCTTTCGCACCTGCGGCGGTCGCAACGTTGCCGCCGATAATTTGCAGATCCGGGTATTTCGCGCGGGTTTCACGAATACGCTGCAGCACGCCTTCGGAATGGCCGTGGGAAGAGTCAATAAGCAGCACGTCAACGCCTGCCGCCACCAGCGCATCGATACGCTCTTCGTTACCCGCGCCCGCGCCAACTGCAGCGCCAACGCGCAGACGGCCCTGCTCATCTTTACAGGAATTCGGCTTACGTTCGGCTTTCTGGAAATCTTTAACGGTGATCATGCCGCGCAGATGGAAGCTCTCATCGACCACCAGCGCTTTCTCAACGCGTTTTTCGTGCATTTTTGTCAGAACGACATCGCGGGATTCGCCTTCGCGTACGGTGACCAGACGCGCTTTTGGCGTCATGTAAACGCTCACCGGCTGGCTCAGGTCAGTCACAAAGCGCACATCGCGCCCGGTGATGATACCGACCAGCTCGTAGTCTTCGGTCACAACCGGATAGCCTGCGAAACCGTTGCGCTCGGTCAGCTCTTTCACTTCGCGAAGCGTCGTGGTCGGCAGGACAGTTTGCGGGTCGGTCACTACGCCGGATTCATGTTTTTTCACGCGCTTGACTTCTTCTGCCTGGCGCTCGATAGACATGTTTTTGTGGATAAAGCCGATGCCACCTTCCTGCGCCAGGGCAATCGCCAGACGCGCTTCGGTTACGGTGTCCATGGCCGCTGAAAGCATTGGAATGTTCAGGCGAATGGTTTTGGTCAGCTGAGTGCTGAGATCCGCGGTATTCGGCAGAACGGTAGAGTGAGCGGGAACGAGGAGGACGTCGTCAAACGTCAGTGCTTCTTTAGCGATACGTAGCATGGGCAATATCTCAACCTGGGGTGAATGAGAACAGATAAAATATTGCCGCGGCATTATACAGAGCGTAACCGATTGCTTCTACATTTTTTTGCGAAAAAAGGTTGCGATTGCCAGGACGCGGGTTACTATCGACTGAATAACCCGCTGATTTAAAATTTGATCCAGCTCACATGCCGCTTACTCAGACTCCCTCAATTTTTACTGTTAGCCGCCTTAACCAGAGCGTACGTCTGCTGCTTGAGCAGGAGATGGGTCAGGTCTGGATAAGCGGTGAAATCTCCAATTTCACTCAGCCTGCTTCCGGGCACTGGTACTTCACGCTTAAAGACGACACCGCCCAGGTGCGCTGCGCGATGTTTCGCAACAGCAACCGCCGGGTCACCTTCAGGCCCCAGCACGGCCAGCAGGTGCTGGTACGCGCGAATATCACGCTCTACGAGCCGCGTGGCGATTATCAAATCATCGTCGAAAGCATGCAGCCCGCAGGCGAAGGCCTGCTGCAACAGCGCTACGAACAGCTCAAGCAGCAGCTTGCCGCAGAAGGGCTGTTCGATCCGGCACTAAAAAAACCGTTGCCCTCCCCGGCCCGCCAGGTCGGGGTTATCACCTCGAAAACCGGCGCGGCACTGCATGATGTGCTGAACGTATTACGCCGCCGCGATCCATCGCTGCCGGTTATTATCTACCCGACAGCCGTACAGGGCGACGACGCGCCGGCGCAGATCGTGCGCGCGATTGAGCTTGCCAATCTGCGCGGCGAGTGCGACGTGTTAATCGTCGGTCGCGGCGGCGGCTCGCTTGAGGATTTGTGGAGTTTTAACGACGAGCGCGTCGCGAGAGCCATTTTCGCAAGCGGTATTCCTGTGGTCAGCGCGGTGGGCCATGAAACCGACGTCACTATCGCGGATTTCGTGGCCGATCTGCGCGCGCCGACGCCCTCCGCTGCGGCCGAAATCGTCAGTCGTAATCAGCTGGAACTGCTGCGCCAGATGCAAGGGCTGCAACAGCGTCTCGAAATGGCGATGGATTACTCGCTGGCAAGCCGCCAGCAGCGTTTTACACGCCTGCACCACCGGCTTGAGCAACAACACCCGCAACTGCGCCTCGCGCGTCAGCAAACGCTGCTGATGCGTTTACGTCAGCGTATGGATAATGCGCTCGACAGCCGGTTACGCCAGGCGACGCAACGCCAGGCTCGCGTGACGCAACGTCTGAACCAGCAGCAGCCGCTGCCGCGTCTGCATCGTGCCTCGGCCCGCATCCAGCAGCTCGAGTACCGTCTTGCCCAGACGGTTGCTACACGCCTTAGCCATACGCGTGAGCGTTTTGGCAATGCCATCACGCATCTGGAGGCCGTCAGCCCGCTGGCGACGCTGGCGCGTGGCTACAGCGTCACGACGGCAGGCGATGGCAATGTGCTGAAGGCGACCAGGCAGGTACAGCCCGGCGACACGCTGACAACACGGCTTTCGGATGGCTGGGTAGAGAGCGAAGTCCGCCAGATTACGCCTGCTAAAAAAACGCGCAAAAAGAAAACCGGATAAGCCTCAGGAGCAACTAACGGGTCACGAACTATACTGCAAGTGTTGGTTTTTTCAACGGCACTTGCCGAGTAAGGAGACCCCATGAACAACGCACGTTATCCGACCGTTATCCCCCCTTACATTCTGCGCCGCATTATCGATCACGGTTCAGAACCGCAGCAGCAGAAAGCGCGCCAGACTCTCACTCACGTTCAGACGTTGATGGCGCATCACAATGCCAGACCGACCGCGCCGCATGTTTCTGCCAAAGGTGAGCTGGAGCGCGACATTTACGACGCTCAGCATCGTGAAGAACTGCCCGGCAAGCCCGTGCGCCGTGAAGGTGAACCGTCTGCGGGCGACGTCGCGGTGGATGAAGCTTATGATTATCTGGGCGTCACGCACGATTTCTTCTGGAAAGCTTATCAGCGCGACTCGCTGGACAACAAAGGCCTCATCCTGAGTGGCACCGTACACTACGGGCGTGAGTACCAGAACGCCTTCTGGAATGGGCAGCAAATGGTCTTCGGCGACGGCGATGGTGAAATCTTCAACCGCTTCACTATCGCCATTGATGTTGTGGCACATGAGCTTAGCCACGGCGTGACGGAAACCGAAGCCGGATTGATTTATTTCGAGCAGGCAGGCGCGCTGAATGAATCGCTCTCCGATGTTTTCGGCTCACTGGTTAAACAGTATCAGCGCCAGCAGACCGCGGATAAGGCGGACTGGATCATTGGCGAAGGATTACTGGCGGAAGGCATCAACGGTACTGGCCTGCGCTCTATGTCTGCGCCTGGCACCGCGTATGATGACCCGCTGCTCGGCAAAGATCCGCAGCCCGGACACATGGACGATTTCGTGAAAACCCGTGAAGATAACGGCGGCGTGCACATCAACTCTGGCATTCCGAATCGCGCGTTTTACCTTGCGGCCACCGCGATTGGCGGTTACGCCTGGGAAAAAGCCGGTTATGCCTGGTATGACACAGTTTGTGACCGCTCACTTTCTCAAAATGCGGATTTCGCCAGCTTCGCGAAACTGACCATTGAACATGGCCGTAAACGCTCCGGGGAGAGCGTGGCGCAGGCCATTGAACATGCATGGAAAACGACAGGAGTGTTGTAATGGACTTGCCGGATCTGACGGATGATGCCGTCGTAGAGCTGGCGCGTGAAGGCGGCGTGGCGTATATGCCACGCCTTGCCGGGCAGCGACGCATCGCTGTTGCTGAGCTTAACGCCGAGCAGCGCCAGCGGCTTATCGATATCCTGCATCAGGCGCTGCCGAAGGCGTCCCCGCCAGGGCAGTCTGATTCTCCGGGTCGCGGCGATCAGCGTTATTTTCGCATCCAGATCCTCTGGACGCAGCATAATCAGGCAGGCTATGCCGACATCGTATTGTTAGTGCCGGAAAATTCCGCGCCGGAAGGGCTGCGTGAGCTGTGGAAGCGCGGCGAAGGGTGTATCTGCGATTAGTGCGGTTGTAGCGTAAACTCAACGCGTTTTTTGGATATCAAACCGTGACCATTGCGGCAGAAATAATCCACCGCGCCGCAGGCTTTCAGCACTTCCAGCGGCTGATGGCAATCCGGGCAGCGTGCTTCGACGGCATAGTCCTGATGGCAGGTAGAACAGTGCGCACCGCGCTCGCTTTGCTCAAGCGCGTTCTGGCAGTTTGGGCAATGTAATTCCACAAGAGACCTCCATAAAAACAGAGCGGGAGCCATGACGACTCCCGCTTCGATTATTTGCCTTTCTTAATGTGCTTAATCAGGCGTTTACGTTTACGCATCTGGTTTGGTGTCAGCGTATTACGCTTGTTCGCAAACGGGTTATCCCCTTCCTTGAACTGAATACGGATAGGCGTACCCATCACATCCAGCGATTTGCGGAAGTAGTTCATCAGATAACGCTTGTAAGAATCCGGCAGGTCTTTTACCTGATTGCCGTGGATCACTACGATCGGCGGATTATAACCGCCCGCATGCGCGTATTTCAGTTTCACGCGGCGACCACGTACCATCGGCGGCTGGTGATCTTCTTCCGCCATTTTCATAATGCGGGTCAGAAGTGACGTGCTGACGCGACGCGTGGAGCTGTCATACGCCTCGCGCACCGATTCAAACAAGTTACCAACGCCGCTGCCATGCAGTGCGGAGATAAAGTGAACACGCGCGAAATCGATAAAGCCGAG from the Cronobacter condimenti 1330 genome contains:
- a CDS encoding zinc ribbon domain-containing protein, whose protein sequence is MELHCPNCQNALEQSERGAHCSTCHQDYAVEARCPDCHQPLEVLKACGAVDYFCRNGHGLISKKRVEFTLQPH